The Gordonia sp. KTR9 genome contains a region encoding:
- a CDS encoding LLM class F420-dependent oxidoreductase, with protein MQLRIFTEPQQGATYDDLLTVAKATEELGYDAFFRSDHFTGMGGDGLPGPTDAWITLAGLARETSRIRLGTLVSSATFRLPGPLSIAVAQVDQMSGGRVELGIGTGWHEREHEAYGIPFPPLKERFDRLEENLEIITGLWQTPLGDEFDYEGKHFHLSRSPALPKPVQSPRPPIIIGGSGKKRTPALAARFADEFNVVFQPLDVAGDLIGRVRTACLDAGRDPASLTYSAALVLCCGRDEAEFRRRAEAIGREPEELRENGAAGTPGEVAATIATYRELGVTRMYLQTLDLSDLDHLELVASEVAPQLA; from the coding sequence GTGCAGCTGAGAATCTTCACCGAACCCCAGCAGGGTGCGACCTACGACGACCTGCTCACCGTCGCCAAGGCGACCGAGGAACTGGGTTACGACGCATTCTTCCGTTCCGACCACTTCACCGGCATGGGTGGCGACGGCCTACCCGGACCCACCGACGCGTGGATCACATTGGCCGGCCTGGCCCGCGAGACCTCACGGATCCGGCTGGGGACCCTCGTGTCGTCGGCCACTTTCCGCCTGCCCGGACCGTTGTCGATCGCGGTCGCCCAGGTCGACCAGATGAGCGGTGGCCGTGTCGAATTGGGGATCGGGACGGGTTGGCACGAGCGCGAGCACGAGGCGTACGGGATTCCGTTCCCGCCGTTGAAGGAGCGGTTCGACCGCCTCGAGGAGAACCTCGAGATCATCACCGGCCTCTGGCAGACCCCGCTGGGTGACGAGTTCGACTACGAGGGCAAGCACTTTCACCTCTCGCGGTCACCGGCCCTGCCCAAACCCGTGCAGAGTCCGCGCCCGCCGATCATCATCGGAGGCAGCGGCAAGAAGCGGACACCCGCGCTGGCGGCGCGTTTCGCCGACGAGTTCAATGTCGTGTTCCAACCCCTCGACGTCGCCGGTGATCTCATCGGACGCGTCCGCACGGCGTGTCTGGACGCGGGTCGCGACCCCGCGTCCCTCACCTACTCCGCGGCGCTCGTATTGTGCTGCGGCCGCGACGAAGCCGAGTTCCGGCGCCGGGCCGAGGCCATCGGCCGGGAGCCGGAGGAGCTGCGCGAGAACGGGGCTGCGGGAACGCCGGGCGAGGTCGCCGCCACGATCGCGACGTACCGCGAGCTCGGCGTCACCCGCATGTATCTGCAGACCCTGGATCTGTCGGACCTCGACCACCTCGAGCTGGTCGCCTCGGAGGTCGCCCCGCAGCTCGCGTGA
- a CDS encoding alpha/beta hydrolase, with protein MFRVLRAAAAACLVVACPVVLCLAAAPAVATPAESRIVSVAQESPTRASVWVYSAAMNKKIKLFVLTPRVKTGPRPTLYLLDGAGSRGNDSGWRGAGNVDEFFGDKDVNVVLPTGAYGSQYADWERRDPRVGRPMWETFLTKELPPLIDARFESDGSRGIAGVSMGGQAAFTIASRTPALYRAVASISGCPPVSSPQGETYVRATLARGGANADNLWGTAGSRGWRDHDPALRLDNLRGKALYLYSGAGRLGPADIKRDVTPEEGLYQVVLAASSAFEIATSDCSRRFAGQLRRAGLPFTDALQDVGTHHWYYWEKELPNMWKAIAPAL; from the coding sequence GTGTTTCGAGTTCTTCGCGCGGCCGCTGCCGCGTGTCTGGTCGTTGCGTGCCCGGTGGTTCTGTGTCTGGCCGCCGCGCCTGCGGTCGCGACGCCCGCCGAGTCGCGCATCGTGTCGGTGGCGCAGGAGTCACCCACCCGCGCATCGGTCTGGGTCTACTCGGCGGCGATGAACAAGAAGATCAAGCTGTTCGTCCTGACGCCACGAGTCAAGACCGGGCCCCGGCCGACGCTCTACCTCCTCGACGGGGCGGGTTCGCGCGGCAACGACAGCGGCTGGCGCGGAGCCGGCAACGTCGATGAGTTCTTCGGCGACAAGGACGTGAACGTCGTGCTCCCGACAGGTGCGTACGGGAGCCAGTACGCCGACTGGGAGCGCCGGGACCCACGGGTGGGCCGACCCATGTGGGAGACGTTCTTGACCAAGGAACTTCCGCCGCTCATCGACGCGCGCTTCGAATCCGATGGTTCCCGGGGTATCGCCGGCGTCTCGATGGGTGGACAGGCGGCGTTCACGATCGCCTCCCGCACCCCGGCGCTGTACCGCGCGGTGGCCTCGATCAGTGGCTGTCCACCGGTGTCCTCCCCGCAGGGCGAGACCTACGTCCGGGCGACACTCGCCCGCGGCGGGGCGAACGCGGACAATCTGTGGGGAACGGCCGGCTCCCGGGGCTGGCGTGACCACGATCCCGCGCTCCGTCTGGACAACCTCCGCGGGAAGGCCCTCTACCTGTACTCCGGCGCGGGCCGGCTCGGACCCGCCGACATCAAGCGCGACGTGACGCCCGAAGAAGGCCTGTACCAGGTGGTGCTTGCCGCGTCATCGGCCTTCGAGATCGCGACCAGCGACTGTTCGCGCCGGTTCGCCGGGCAGTTGCGGCGCGCGGGCCTGCCCTTCACCGACGCCTTGCAGGACGTCGGAACCCACCATTGGTACTACTGGGAGAAGGAACTCCCCAACATGTGGAAGGCCATCGCGCCGGCCCTGTGA
- a CDS encoding alpha/beta hydrolase, translating into MTPEEHSFRGRHGHTIVYDIHRPQESPRGVVVVVHGLAEHGRRYLHVAERLVDEGYLVAIPDHVGHGRSGGKRLRLRRFADFTDDLDTVLAHVADGSVPTFLIGHSMGGCIALDYALDHQDKLDGLILSGAAVLPGDDLPDLAVRFAPLIGRIAPGLPTTELSSSSISRDPAVVAAYDADPLVTRGKIPAGLGGAMIGTMRSFPERLPSLQLPVLVMHGSEDALTDPRGSELVERLAGSADKTLVIYDDLFHEIFNEPEQQVVLDAVTTWLRGHTADR; encoded by the coding sequence ATGACACCGGAAGAACACAGTTTTCGCGGTCGGCACGGGCACACCATCGTCTATGACATCCATCGGCCCCAGGAGAGTCCGCGCGGCGTCGTCGTCGTGGTGCACGGTCTCGCCGAGCACGGTCGGCGATATCTGCATGTGGCCGAGCGGCTCGTCGACGAGGGTTACCTGGTGGCCATCCCGGACCATGTCGGTCACGGACGGTCGGGTGGCAAGCGCCTTCGGCTCCGCCGGTTCGCCGACTTCACCGACGACCTCGACACCGTCCTCGCCCACGTCGCCGACGGAAGCGTCCCGACGTTTCTGATCGGGCACAGCATGGGCGGGTGCATCGCCCTCGATTACGCGCTCGATCACCAGGACAAGCTCGACGGTCTGATCCTGTCGGGCGCCGCCGTTCTGCCCGGCGACGATCTGCCCGACCTGGCCGTGCGATTCGCGCCGCTGATCGGACGGATCGCACCGGGATTGCCCACCACCGAGCTGAGCTCGTCGAGCATCTCCCGGGACCCGGCCGTCGTCGCCGCCTACGACGCCGATCCGCTTGTGACTCGCGGCAAGATCCCGGCCGGGCTCGGTGGCGCGATGATCGGCACCATGCGGTCGTTTCCCGAGCGCCTGCCGTCGTTGCAGTTGCCCGTCCTGGTGATGCACGGCAGCGAGGACGCGCTCACCGATCCGCGCGGTAGCGAACTCGTCGAGCGACTCGCCGGGTCGGCGGACAAGACGCTCGTCATCTACGACGACCTGTTCCACGAGATCTTCAACGAGCCCGAGCAGCAGGTGGTGCTCGACGCGGTCACGACGTGGTTGCGCGGACACACCGCGGACCGGTGA
- a CDS encoding alpha/beta fold hydrolase, whose translation MQIPVASDAGPVLDAEVFGEGEPLLLIGGMSAHRGMWTDELLDELTPRFSVAVYDHRGIGASSRAEGPFTIADLADDARGILDGLDWDSAHVLGTSMGGMIAQELALAAPDRVRSLVLGCTTAGGPGAIGAPGAIRLVEAISSRDAARVARTAFEVNLSPGYTAHTGAFDRFVSMSTQRRVPSAVVAWQAGACAGHDTRDRIGSLTMPTAVIHGDVDEVISVAEGERLADLIQQATLTRWAGVGHMFWWERPGDTAEVVRKIARENPSGR comes from the coding sequence ATGCAGATCCCCGTCGCGTCCGACGCCGGCCCCGTCCTCGACGCCGAGGTGTTCGGCGAGGGCGAACCGCTCCTGCTCATCGGCGGCATGTCTGCACACCGCGGGATGTGGACCGACGAGCTCCTCGACGAGTTGACGCCGCGCTTCTCGGTTGCCGTCTACGACCACCGGGGCATCGGGGCGAGCAGTCGCGCCGAGGGGCCGTTCACCATCGCCGACCTGGCCGACGACGCCCGCGGAATCCTCGACGGACTCGACTGGGACAGCGCCCACGTCCTCGGTACCTCCATGGGCGGCATGATCGCGCAGGAACTCGCCCTCGCCGCCCCGGATCGCGTGCGCAGTCTCGTCCTCGGGTGCACCACCGCGGGCGGCCCCGGGGCCATCGGCGCACCCGGGGCGATCCGCCTCGTCGAGGCGATCTCCTCCCGCGACGCCGCGCGCGTCGCCCGCACCGCGTTCGAGGTCAATCTGTCGCCCGGGTACACCGCCCACACCGGGGCGTTCGACCGTTTCGTGTCGATGTCGACGCAGCGCCGCGTGCCGTCGGCCGTCGTCGCGTGGCAGGCGGGCGCATGCGCGGGACACGACACCCGCGACCGGATCGGATCACTCACCATGCCGACCGCGGTCATCCACGGGGACGTCGACGAGGTGATCTCGGTCGCCGAGGGCGAGCGTCTGGCCGATCTCATCCAGCAGGCGACCCTGACCCGGTGGGCCGGCGTCGGGCACATGTTCTGGTGGGAACGTCCGGGCGACACCGCCGAGGTCGTCCGGAAAATTGCCCGAGAAAATCCGTCGGGCCGGTAA
- a CDS encoding alpha/beta hydrolase, protein MSHSHSEPPVPSTPAGQTPESPRRFSPRRRVLTGISVVVILTLGLFGASTLLNSSNTASALRGHPEVLRPGCTWDKSGNYVQNCKVWSESQKREVIVQIRASSGSDSGVYLLDGMRASETRSAWTTDVQAAKVYDAKADTTLVMPVGGASSFYTDWDGGAGDKNTIIKQETFLTSELPGYLEREFGVARNNNAIIGLSMSGGPAVTLAERHPEQFKVVQAMSGYYQTDNPVGALGVMATQTMVSNYVNGVVNMWGAPGSTRWTDNDPSKNLTQLADNGQVLIISSGNGFLSPSEMAKLSPQDQLSAMALEILSAVSTVLMQLQAKQAGVSVISLPNYGGHTWENWGRALGDGKDHVLTTLRNNPPVTAKTTVVSASGEPDPEAPAKVTLAAKKAAEESPALDLFGLSATDSSASESASESASSAAESSSAESSASESSSAGLAPSAVSGSESVDATAPESATSTETSAPNAPRLAPRGPGSSTPSSSSTTPVPSR, encoded by the coding sequence ATGTCGCACTCGCACAGCGAACCGCCCGTCCCCTCCACCCCTGCGGGCCAGACGCCCGAGTCGCCGCGCAGATTCTCACCTCGACGCCGAGTCCTCACCGGTATCTCGGTGGTCGTGATCCTCACCCTCGGCCTGTTCGGGGCGAGCACGCTGCTCAACTCGTCGAACACCGCAAGCGCCTTGCGCGGGCATCCCGAAGTCCTGCGACCGGGGTGTACCTGGGACAAGTCGGGCAATTACGTCCAGAACTGCAAGGTGTGGTCGGAGTCGCAGAAGCGCGAGGTGATCGTCCAGATCCGCGCCTCGAGCGGCAGCGACAGCGGCGTCTACCTGCTCGACGGCATGCGGGCCAGCGAGACCCGCTCGGCGTGGACCACCGACGTCCAGGCCGCCAAGGTCTACGACGCCAAGGCCGACACCACCCTGGTGATGCCGGTGGGCGGCGCGTCGTCGTTCTACACCGACTGGGACGGCGGCGCCGGTGACAAGAACACGATCATCAAGCAGGAGACGTTCCTGACCTCGGAGCTGCCGGGCTACCTCGAACGCGAGTTCGGCGTGGCACGCAACAACAACGCGATCATCGGACTGTCGATGTCCGGCGGACCGGCGGTGACCCTTGCCGAGCGCCACCCGGAACAGTTCAAGGTGGTCCAGGCGATGTCGGGTTACTACCAGACCGACAACCCGGTCGGCGCCCTCGGCGTCATGGCCACTCAGACGATGGTCTCGAACTACGTCAACGGCGTCGTGAACATGTGGGGCGCGCCGGGAAGTACCCGCTGGACCGACAACGACCCGTCGAAGAACCTCACCCAGCTGGCCGACAACGGCCAGGTCCTCATCATCTCCTCGGGCAACGGATTCCTCTCCCCGTCGGAGATGGCCAAGCTGTCGCCGCAGGATCAGCTCAGCGCGATGGCACTCGAGATCCTGTCCGCGGTGTCGACCGTGCTCATGCAGCTGCAGGCGAAGCAGGCCGGCGTATCGGTGATCTCGTTGCCGAACTACGGCGGCCACACCTGGGAGAACTGGGGACGCGCCCTCGGCGACGGTAAGGACCACGTGCTCACCACGCTGCGCAACAACCCGCCGGTGACCGCGAAGACGACGGTCGTGTCCGCCTCGGGCGAACCCGATCCCGAAGCACCCGCGAAGGTGACCCTCGCGGCGAAGAAGGCAGCCGAGGAATCGCCGGCCCTCGACCTCTTCGGCCTGTCCGCCACGGACTCCTCCGCATCCGAATCCGCTTCGGAGTCGGCGTCCTCTGCCGCCGAGTCCTCGTCGGCCGAGTCGTCCGCATCGGAGTCCTCGTCGGCCGGACTCGCGCCGTCCGCGGTGTCGGGGTCGGAGTCGGTGGACGCGACCGCCCCGGAGTCGGCCACCAGCACCGAGACCAGCGCGCCGAATGCACCGCGGCTCGCCCCCAGGGGTCCGGGCTCGTCGACCCCCAGTAGCTCGAGCACCACCCCGGTTCCGTCTCGCTGA
- a CDS encoding mycothiol transferase gives MRSSEVLLDGLGRVAENVHAVLDGATSELLNTAPAPGANTIAWLVWHLTRVQDSHVADVAGSDEVWTTGGWADRFGLPFSPAEIGYGQSADEAARVIVDDAGLLRDYYDATHAVSVDYIDALTDSDLDRIVDRNWDPPVTLGVRLLSVIDDDTQHIGQAAYVRGLLS, from the coding sequence ATGCGATCTTCAGAGGTCTTGCTCGACGGTCTCGGACGAGTTGCCGAGAACGTTCACGCCGTTCTCGACGGGGCCACGTCTGAGCTGTTGAACACCGCACCGGCACCCGGTGCCAATACGATCGCCTGGCTCGTGTGGCATCTGACCCGCGTGCAGGACTCCCACGTCGCCGACGTGGCCGGGTCCGACGAGGTCTGGACGACCGGTGGATGGGCCGACCGCTTCGGTCTCCCGTTCTCGCCGGCAGAGATCGGGTACGGGCAATCCGCCGACGAGGCGGCACGGGTGATCGTCGACGACGCAGGCCTGCTCCGTGACTACTACGACGCAACCCACGCGGTGAGCGTCGACTACATCGACGCGCTGACCGATTCGGATCTCGATCGCATCGTCGACCGGAACTGGGACCCGCCGGTCACGCTGGGCGTACGACTCCTCAGCGTGATCGACGACGACACCCAGCACATCGGTCAGGCCGCATACGTGCGCGGGCTGCTGTCCTGA